Proteins found in one Kwoniella bestiolae CBS 10118 chromosome 1, complete sequence genomic segment:
- a CDS encoding flap endonuclease 1 — protein sequence MGIKGLTALLSENAPRCMKEHEMKTLFGRKVAIDASMSIYQFLIAVRQQDGQMLMNESGDVTSHLMGFFYRTIRMVDHGIKPCYIFDGKPPELKGNVLAKRFARREEAKEGEEEARETGTAEDIDKLARRQVRVTKEHNEECKRLLALMGIPVVTAPGEAEAQCAELARAGKVYAAGSEDMDTLTFHTPILLRHLTFSEAKKMPISEINLDIALQDLDMTMDQFIELCILLGCDYLEPCKGIGPKTALKLLREHNGLAGVVKFVRGKMAEKEHENQAIASSQHDDDDSDRESEEGGGGMMVNSDGEEVPVSSPVKKSPAKKKKKVTSSGMQIPEHWPWEEAKQLFITPDVVKGPDLELEWKAPDVEGLVEFLCRDKGFNEDRVRAGAAKLAKMLAAKQQGRLDGFFTVKPKEGGASKPAAGGKRKGDEKDKGGAKKKGKK from the exons ATGggtatcaaag GTCTTACCGCTCTTCTGAGCGAGAACGCTCCGAGATGTATGAAGGAACATGAGATGAAGACT CTGTTTGGCAGAAAAGTAGCTATCGACGCTTCCAT GTCAATCTACCAATTCCTCATTGCAGTACGACAGCAAGACGGTCAGATGTTGATGAACGAAAGTGGAGATGtgacgag TCATCTCATGGGTTTCTTCTACCGTACGATACGAATGGTAGATCACGGTATAAAACCTTGTTATATCTTTGATGGTAAACCGCCTGAATTGAAGGGTAACGTG CTCGCAAAACGATTTgcaagaagggaagaagccaaagaaggtgaagaggaagctcGAGAAACTG GTACTGCCGAAGATATCGATAAGCTCGCGAGAAGGCAGGTAAGAGTGACGAAAGAGCATAACGAGGAGTGTAAGAGATTGTTAGCTTTGATGGGTATCCCTGTGGTGACA GCACCtggagaagctgaagctCAGTGTGCCGAACTTGCACGAGCGGGCAAG GTATACGCCGCCGGATCAGAAGATATGGATACTCTCACTTTCCAtactcccatcctccttcgGCATCTCACATTCTCAGAAGCTAAGAAGATGCCTATTTCCGAAATCAATCTGGATATCGCCTTACAGGATCTAGACATGACCATGGATCAG TTTATCGAATTATGTATCTTACTCGGATGCGATTACCTCGAACCATGTAAAGGAATCGGACCCAAGACTGCCTTGAAGCTCTTAAGGGAACATAACGGTTTAGCAGGAGTAGTCAAATTTGTGAGAGGTAAAATGGCAGAGAAGGAACATGAGAATCAAGCGATTGCCTCGTCTCAGcacgacgatgatgattcggatagggagagtgaagaaggtggaggagggatgatggttAATTctgatggggaggaggtaccTGTCAGTAGTCCCGTTAAGAAGTCAccagcgaagaagaagaagaaggttacAAGTTCGGGGATGCAGATTCCTGAACATTGGCCTTGGGAGGAGGCGAAGCAGTTGTTCATCACGCCTGATGTGGTGAAAGGGCCGGATCTGGAG CTCGAATGGAAAGCACCCGACGTAGAGGGGTTAGTAGAATTCCTGTGTCGAGATAAAGGGTTCAA CGAGGACCGAGTAAGAGCGGGAGCAGCGAAATTAGCCAAAATGTTAGCTGCGAAACAGCAAGGTAGATTGGATGGTTTCTTCACTGTTAAACCCAAAGAGGGGGGTGCGAGTAAACCTGCGGCTGGGGGtaagaggaagggggatgagaaggataaaggtggagctaagaagaagggcaagaagTAA
- a CDS encoding glutaredoxin: protein MSAEIKQLVDKTIKENKAVVFSKTYCPYCKRAKSYLQEDTSDIAIFELDERDDGSAIQAYLKEINGQGTVPHVYLNQEFIGGSSDLLKLSHDQIKQKISA, encoded by the exons atgtcagctgaaatCAAGCAACTCGTCGATAAGACAATCAAGGAGAACAAGGCTGTCGTCTTCTCCAAGACTTACTGTCCT TACTGCAAGAGAGCCAAGTCATACCTCCAAGAGGATACTAGCGATATCGCCATCTTCGA ACTCGACGagcgagatgatggat CCGCAATCCAAGCATACCTCAAAGAAATCAACGGCCAAGGAACAGTCCCCCACGTATACCTCAACCAAGAGTTCATCGGAGGTTCTTCCGATCTCTTGAAGCTCTCTCACGACCAAATCAAGCAGAAGATCTCCGCTTAG
- a CDS encoding homocitrate synthase, cytosolic isozyme, with translation MCPPPDQPVSSNGTTEEMVPIINDGPHISSSSNGEVKRTNESTSQQPPAVKSHKGLYGRASDFLSNTSNWSIIESTLREGEQFANAFFTLETKIKIAKMLDEFGVEYIELTSPAASPESRAHCEAICNLGLKKTKILTHIRCHMDDAKLAVETGVDGVDVVIGTSSFLREHSHGKDMTWITKTAIEVIEFVKSKGIEIRFSSEDSFRSELVDLLSIYRTVDKIHVNRVGVADTVGCADPRQVYDLVRTLRGVVSCDIECHFHNDTGCSIANAYAALEAGATHIDTSILGIGERNGITPLGGLIARMMVADPEYVKGKYKLSMLRELENVVAEAVEISVPFNNYITGFCAFTHKAGIHAKAILANPSTYEILNPADFGMTRYVSIGHRLTGWNAVKSRVEQLNLNLTDDQVKDATAKIKELADVRTQSMEDVDMILRIYHTGIQSGDLKIGQSAVLDRLLEKHMPSREASPNGSANGNKRARIEGATA, from the exons ATGTGCCCCCCACCTGACCAACCAGTATCCTCAAACGGAACCACCGAAGAGATGGTGCCCATTATAAATGATGGACCTCACATCTCGTCTTCATCCAATGGAGAAGTCAAGCGAACAAATGAATCGACAAGTCAACAGCCCCCTGCTGTCAAGTCGCACAAGGGGTTGTACGGACGGGCGAGCGATTTCTTGAGTAATACTTCTAATTggagt ATTATTGAATCTACCCTTCGAG AGGGAGAACAATTCGCCAATGCCTTCTTCACGCTTgagaccaagatcaagattgctaagat GCTCGACGAATTCGGTGTAGAGTACATCGAACTTACTTCCCCCGCTGCCTCACCAGAATCAAGAGCCCACTGTGAAGCTATTTGCAACTTGGGTCtcaagaagaccaagatctTGACTCACATTAGATGTCATATGGATGATGCCAAGTTGGCTGTTGAGACTG GTGTCGACGGAGTAGACGTCGTCATTGGAACCTCCTCATTCCTGAGAGAACACTCCCACGGAAAAGACATGACATGGATCACCAAGACCGCCATCGAAGTGATCGAATTCGTCAAGTCAAAGGGTATCGAGATCCGATTCTCGTCCGAGGACTCGTTCAGATCCGAGTTGGTCGACCTGTTGTCCATCTACCGAACCGTCGACAAGATCCACGTCAACCGAGTGGGTGTGGCCGATACTGTTGGTTGTGCCGACCCTAGACAGGTGTACGATTTGGTGAGAACTTTGAGAGGGGTGGTTAGCTGTGATATCGAGTGTCATTTCCACAATGATACTGgttgtt CCATCGCCAACGCCTACGCCGCTCTCGAAGCTGGTGCCACCCACATCGATACCTCCATT CTCGGTATTGGTGAGAGAAACGGTATCACCCCTCTTGGTGGGTTGATCGCCCGAATGATGGTCGCCGACCCCGAGTACGTCAAGGGCAAGTACAAGCTGTCCATGCTCCGAGAGTTGGAAAACGTCGTTGCTGAGGCTGTCGAGATCTCCGTTCCTTT CAACAACTACATCACCGGTTTCTGCGCCTTCACCCACAAGGCTGGTATCCACGCCAAGGCTATCCTTGCCAACCCATCTACTTACGAGATCTTGAACCCTGCCGATTTCGGTATGACTCGATATGTCTCTATTGG TCACCGACTCACAGGATGGAACGCCGTCAAGTCCCGAGTGGAGCAACTCAACTTGAACCTCACCGACGACCAGGTCAAGGATGCCACCGCCAAGATCAAGGAGTTGGCCGACGTGCGAACCCAATCGATGGAGGATGTCGATATGATCTTGAGAATCTATCACACCGGTATCCAATCGGGTGATCTCAAGATTGGACAATCTGCCGTGTTGGACCGATTGCTCGAGAAG CACATGCCCTCGAGAGAAGCTTCGCCCAATGGAAGTGCCAACGGAAACAAGCGAGCAAGGATCGAAGGTGCCACCGCTTAA